From the Phyllostomus discolor isolate MPI-MPIP mPhyDis1 chromosome 7, mPhyDis1.pri.v3, whole genome shotgun sequence genome, one window contains:
- the CCDC51 gene encoding mitochondrial potassium channel — MTGCSPVSAMHHVVGAPPVLLRRGLLGRDWTTRTLCSPGPGRPGEKRPEEVALGLLQRLSALGRALGRSLQQRASSTVKTWWDRYEEFVGLSEVREAQGNVTEAEKAFMVARGLVREARGDLEAQQAKLKEVRDRLDRTSREDNQYLELATLEHRMLQEEKRIRAAYLRAEDSEREQFSLFSAAVRESHEKERARAERTKNWSLVGSVLGALIGVAGSTYVNRVRLQELKALLLEAQKGPVSLQEAIREQASSYSLQQRDLHDLMVDLRGLVQAGPGQSPGPRAGTSPARDRDTDALSAALKEQLSHSRQVRACLEDLREQLRGLEKTVSQTAGAVQLAKAADGALPGSALGQGSVILALEDVEQRLEAQANRNTIYSTLVTCVTIVATMPMLYMLFRAS; from the exons ATGACAGGGTGCAGCCCCGTGTCTGCCATGCATCACGTGGTGGGTGCGCCCCCCGTACTGCTGCGGAGAGGCCTCCTTGGAAGAGACTGGACGACCAGGACCCTGTGCAGCCCAGGCCCGGGCCGGCCCGGAGAGAAGAGACCAGAGGAGGTGGCCCTCGGGCTGTTGCAGCGCCTCTCGGCCCTGGGAAGAGCCCTGGGGCGCAGCCTCCAGCAGCGAGCGTCCTCCACCGTCAAGACGTGGTGGGACAGATACGAGGAGTTTGTGGGCCTCAGCGAGGTGCGGGAGGCCCAGGGAAACGTGACCGAG GCAGAGAAAGCCTTCATGGTGGCTCGGGGGCTCGTCCGCGAGGCTCGGGGGGACTTGGAGGCGCAGCAGGCCAagctgaaggaggtgagggaccGCTTGGACCGCACGTCCCGGGAGGATAACCAGTACCTGGAGCTGGCCACGCTGGAGCACCGGATGCTGCAG GAGGAGAAGAGGATCCGGGCAGCCTACCTGCGGGCCGAGGACTCCGAGCGAGAGCAGTTCTCCCTCTTCTCCGCGGCGGTGCGGGAAAGTCACGAGAAGGAGCGGGCTCGGGCCGAGAGGACCAAAAACTGGTCCCTAGTCGGCTCGGTCCTGGGGGCCCTGATCGGTGTGGCCGGCTCCACCTACGTGAACCGCGTGCGGCTGCAGGAGCTGAAGGCCTTACTCCTGGAGGCGCAGAAGGGGCCCGTGAGCCTCCAGGAGGCCATTCGAGAACAGGCATCCAGCTACTCCCTCCAGCAGAGGGACCTCCACGACCTCATGGTAGACCTGAGGGGCCTGGTGCAAGCCGGGCCAGGGCagagccccgggccccgggcaggGACATCCCCCGCCCGAGACAGAGACACAGATGCGCTTTCAGCTGCCCTGAAAGAGCAGCTCAGCCATTCCAGGCAGGTCCGTGCCTGTCTAGAGGATTTACGAGAACAGCTTCGTGGTCTGGAAAAGACTGTCAGCCAAACGGCTGGGGCGGTTCAGCTGGCAAAGGCTGCAGACGGGGCTCTGCCCGGCTCCGCGCTGGGGCAGGGGAGCGTGATCTTGGCGCTGGAGGACGTGGAGCAGAGGCTGGAAGCCCAGGCCAACCGGAACACCATCTACAGCACGCTGGTCACCTGTGTGACCATCGTGGCCACGATGCCTATGCTCTACATGCTGTTCAGGGCCAGCTAG
- the TREX1 gene encoding three-prime repair exonuclease 1 has product MCSQALPRGPMQTLVFLDLEATGLPFSQPKITELCLLAVHRCALESPPALRGPLPAVPPPPRVVDKLSLCVAPGKACSPAASEITGLSTATLAAHGRQRFDADLAHLLLAFLQRQPQPWCLVAHNGDRYDFPLLLAELAALGVASALDDAFCVDSIAALKALEQAGSPPQQGPWKSYSLGSIYARLYGQAPPDSHTAEGDVLALLSICQWRPRALLQWVDTHARPFSAVKPMYGVTASPETNSRSSAATATARLARARDTSPKLGRSRGSKDLSPVKDPESSPSEGLLAPLGLLALVTVAVATLYGLSLAAPGQ; this is encoded by the coding sequence ATGTGCTCGCAGGCCCTGCCCCGGGGGCCCATGCAGACCCTCGTCTTCCTGGACCTGGAGGCCACCGGACTGCCCTTCTCCCagcccaagatcacagagctgtGCCTGCTGGCCGTCCACAGGTGTGCGCTGGAGAGCCCCCCCGCCCTCCGGGGGCCTCTCCCCGCGGTGCCCCCGCCGCCCCGCGTGGTGGACAAGCTCTCCCTGTGTGTGGCTCCCGGGAAGGCCTGCAGCCCCGCGGCCAGCGAGATCACCGGCCTGAGCACGGCCACGCTGGCGGCGCACGGGCGTCAGCGCTTCGACGCCGACCTGGCCCACCTGCTCCTGGCCTTCCTGCAGCGCCAGCCACAGCCCTGGTGCCTGGTGGCTCACAACGGCGACCGCTACGACTTCCCCCTGCTCCTGGCAGAGCTGGCCGCGCTGGGCGTGGCCAGCGCCCTGGACGACGCCTTCTGCGTGGATAGCATCGCTGCCCTGAAGGCCCTGGAGCAGGCCGGCAGCCCCCCGCAGCAAGGCCCGTGGAAGAGCTACAGCCTGGGCAGCATCTACGCACGCCTGTACGGACAGGCCCCGCCGGACTCGCACACGGCCGAGGGGGACGTGCTGGCCCTGCTCAGCATCTGCCAGTGGAGGCCGCGGGCCCTGCTGCAGTGGGTGGACACCCACGCCAGGCCCTTCAGCGCCGTCAAGCCCATGTACGGGGTCACAGCCTCTCCTGAAACCAACTCAAGGTCATCTGCTGCCACAGCCACGGCACGCCTGGCCAGAGCCAGAGACACCAGCCCCAAACTTGGGAGGAGCAGGGGGTCCAAGGACCTCTCTCCAGTGAAGGACCCCGAATCCTCACCCTCGGAGGGACTGCTCGCCCCACTGGGCCTGCTGGCCTTGGTGACCGTGGCAGTGGCCACACTGTATGGGCTGTCCCTGGCCGCACCTGGGCAGTAG
- the LOC114501820 gene encoding ATR-interacting protein, with protein MAGAPAPGSRRRSGPQAPSPGPPPSIRQPPSKRPRGFPAAAALDPEDPFGPHEDFTADDLEELDILASQALSHCPFAARDVSSAHNVPRLDGMPKNPTGKSRESVPVKDNFELELLQAQYKELKEKMKAMEEEVLIKNGEIKILRDSLHQTESVVEEQRRSHYFLEQEKAQALSDKEKEFSKKLQSLQSELQFKDAEMNELRTKLQSSERANKLAVPCTSHGSPRKSPSVVPKPEACSPQLGKPSFPTKESFSANTSLPQPCQTEPGCKALAGREVSENKTHSLGGDPVKQEESPQKCLVNSLMQTSNTRGSILINLLLQQPLTPGSSVGLCHLLSSGSEAPTGTLSQPLGFGSILPGISSLRTTGSRDGPLPLSALREAQNLALTGLNMIARDEGSCDRDPAEGGRRAFPLCRFPGAVHLLPLLQLFIGVHCQALQDSSLSVAKRSGAPGDSPARASRVSPRAEASAEDTLSQLEPLCVASLSVLQHLVCHSGAVVGLLLSGAGAGSAAASEGDPSLACPGAGASDPGGLADHQGQHPLLKMLVRLLTLSSAAPGHLQANVLSQCLQVLVKSAENSPLDLLPRLQSVFPALPRCLSPETPLPSVLLTVQLLSLLVDHEELVPQLCSHSEGCLLLLLYMYITSRPDRAASDRQWLQLEQEAVWLLAKLGVQSPSSPVTGSNCQCNVEVVRVLTVVLHRQWLTVRRAGRAPGTEQRKRTVRCLRDAVLLLHGLSQKDKLFAVHCVEVLHQYDQAMPGVSTLIRGLPDVTDCEEAALDDLCAAETEAEDPEMDCG; from the exons ATGGCTGGAGCCCCCGCGCCGGGCAGCAGAAGGCGGAGCGGGCCCCAGGCCCCTAGTCCCGGCCCGCCGCCCAGCATCCGGCAGCCTCCGAGCAAGCGGCCCCGGGGCTTCCCCGCGGCCGCAGCTCTGGACCCCGAAGACCCGTTCGGCCCTCACGAGGATTTCACCGCGGACGACCTGGAGGAGCTCGACATCCTGGCATCACAGGCCCTGAGCCACTGCCCGTTCGCGGCTCGGGATGTGTCCA GTGCTCATAATGTGCCCAGATTGGATGGAATGCCCAAAAATCCTACAGGCAAAAGCAGAGAAAGTGTTCCAGTTAAAGATAATTTTGAATTAGAGTTACTTCAGGCCCAGTATAAAGAACTTAAAGAAAAG ATGAAGGCGATGGAAGAAGAAGTCCTCATTAAAAACGGAGAGATTAAAATTCTGCGGGACTCGCTGCACCAGACAGAGTCCGTTGTAGAGGAGCAGAGGCGATCACATTACTTCCTGGAACAGGAGAAAGCTCAAGCGCTCAGCGACAAAGAGAAGGAATTCTCCAAAAAG CTCCAGTCACTGCAGTCCGAGCTCCAGTTCAAAGACGCAGAGATGAACGAACTGAGGACCAAGCTTCAAAGCAGCGAACGAGCAAACAAACTGGCTGTTCCCTGCACTTCCCATGGCAG CCCTAGGAAAAGCCCCTCTGTGGTTCCAAAGCCAGAAGCATGTTCTCCGCAGTTGGGAAAGCCATCTTTCCCTACAAAGGAGTCTTTCAGCGCTAACAcgtccctcccccagccctgccagacGGAGCCAGGATGCAAGGCGCTGGCGGGCAGAGAGG TTTCAGAAAATAAGACCCACAGTCTGGGAGGTGACCCTGTAAAGCAAGAAGAGTCCCCCCAAAAATGTCTTGTCAACAGCCTGATGCAGACATCGAACACTCGAG GTTCCATCTTGATAAACCTTCTTCTGCAGCAGCCTTTGACCCCAGGGTCATCTGTCGGGCTGTGTCACCTCCTGAGCAGCGGCTCTGAGGCTCCCACCGGCACCCTGTCGCAGCCACTGGGGTTCGGCAG CATCTTGCCTGGGATTTCAAGCCTCAGGACCACCGGTTCTCGCGATGGGCCACTTCCCCTCTCGGCCCTGCGGGAAGCGCAGAACCTGGCACTTACTGGACTGAACATGATCGCCAGGGATGAAGGCTCGTGCGACAGGGACCCGGCCGAGGGCGGCAGAAGGGCCTTCCCGCTCTGCCGGTTTCCCGGGGCCGTGCACCTCCTGCCACTGCTGCAGCTCTTCATCGGCGTCCACTGCCAGGCTCTGCAGGACTCGTCGCTGTCGGTCGCCAAGAGAAGCGGGGCCCCTGGGGACTCACCAGCCCGCGCCTCCCGCGTGagccccagggcagaggccagCGCCGAGGACACGCTGAGCCAGCTGGAGCCCCTCTGTGTGGCCTCGCTGAGCGTCCTGCAGCACCTGGTGTGCCACAGCGGGGCTGTCGTCGGCCTGCTGCTGTCGGGAGCGGGGGCCGGCTCCGCTGCCGCCAGCGAGGGAGACCCCAGCCTGGCTTGCCCTGGGGCCGGGGCGTCGGACCCGGGGGGCCTTGCCGACCACCAAGGCCAGCATCCGCTGCTGAAGATGCTTGTCCGCCTGCTAACCTTGTCCTCTGCAGCACCGGGTCACCTTCAGGCCAATGTCCTCAGCCAGTGCCTTCAGGTGTTGGTGAAATCAGCTGAAAACTCTCCCTTGGACCTCTTGCCCAG GCTCCAGAGCGTGTTCCCCGCGCTGCCGCGGTGCCTTAGCCCGGAGACACCTCTGCCCAGCGTGCTGCTCACCGTGCAGCTCCTGTCCCTCCTGGTGGACCACGAGGAGCTCGTGCCTCAGCTCTGCTCCCACTCGG AGGGgtgcctcctcctgctgctgtaCATGTACATCACCTCGAGGCCTGACAGAGCGGCCTCGGACAGACAGTGGCTGCAACTGGAACAGGAG GCCGTGTGGCTCCTGGCTAAGCTGGGTGTGCAGAGCCCCTCATCCCCCGTCACCGGCTCCAACTGCCAGTGCAACGTGGAG gTGGTCAGAGTGCTCACCGTGGTGctgcacaggcagtggctgacggTGCGGAGGGCGGGCCGGGCCCCCGGGACCGAGCAGCGGAAGCGGACAGTGCGCTGTCTGAGGGACGCCGTGCTGCTGCTGCACGGCCTGTCCCAGAAGGACAAGCTCTTCGCCGTGCACTGCGTGGAGGTGCTGCACCAGTACGACCAGGCGATGCCAGGGGTCAGCACGCTGATTCGGGGGCTTCCGGACGTGACCGACTGCGAAG AGGCCGCCCTGGATGACCTCTGTGCGGCGGAGACCGAGGCGGAGGACCCCGAGATGGACTGCGGCTGA
- the SHISA5 gene encoding protein shisa-5 isoform X3, with protein MGFGATVAVGVTIFVLFIVTIIACFTCSCCCLYKMCRRPRPVVTTTTSTTVVHAPYPQPPSVPPTYPGPSYQGYQPIAPQPGMVAAPYPTQYPPPYPAQPTGPPAYHETLAGGAATPYPPSQPPYNPAYMDPPKAAY; from the exons ATGGG GTTCGGGGCCACTGTTGCGGTCGGCGTGACCATCTTCGTGCTCTTCATCGTCACCATCATCGCCTGCTTcacctgctcctgctgctgtctGTACAAGATGTGCCGCCGGCCTCGCC CGGTCGTGACCACCACCACGTCCACCACCGTGGTGCACGCCCCCTACCCTCAGCCTCCGAGTGTGCCGCCCACCTACCCGGGGCCGTCGTACCAGGGCTACCAGCCCATCGCCCCCCAGCCGGGGATGGTGGCAGCACCCTACCCGACGCAGTACCCACCGCCCTACCCGGCTCAGCCCACGGGCCCACCAGCCTACCACGAGACGCTGGCTG GAGGCGCAGCCACACCCTACCCCCCCAGCCAGCCTCCTTACAACCCGGCGTACATGGACCCCCCAAAGGCCGCCTACTGA